Genomic DNA from candidate division WOR-3 bacterium:
TCCACGCTTACGAGCACAGCCTTGTGAGCGGAGTGCACTACATTACGACCGGCGGCGGCGGCGCAGCATTGGCTACCGGCTGGAATGCAGCCCAGCCTTGGACTGTGTACCGCCAGGCGACCTATCACTTCACACTGCTTGACATCCGGGGAGACACCGTGTTCTCACGCGGAATCAAGCCGGACGGAACCGTGTTCGATTCATTCGCCATCGTCGCATCGCACACCTGGCTCACTACCGGGCCAGTCTCGTACCTATCGGTATCCGGACCTACCGCCCTGCCGCTACCCGCTGCTCAGCAGGTTCGGATAAGCTTCCGATTGAGTGAACCAGAGCACATCGAACTTGTGCTATTCAACCCCAGCGGTCGCCAGGTTGCGGCTCTTCTCGACCAAATGCTTCAGCCGGGCGAACACACGGTAACTTGGAAGCCGGCAGGTGTAACACCGGGACAGTACTTCTGCGTACTCAGGACCAAGTCTGGTGCACTGCGCCGGAAATCGGGGCATTGGTGGCCCGGGTATTCTGTTGTCCGAGTGGTGCTTGCAAGATAGGCCAAGAAGCAACATATCTGAAACCGGGCGGTCTAGTTGGTCCAAACAGCTAGAGCGTCGGCTTGACTTGGAGTAGGTTCAGGCGCTAGAATCATCCTGGCACAGTGAGCCTGGCTTTGCTCTCCGGTTTGTTGTCTGCGCCGGGCGAGCCGCATCGTCGTCATAGAACGATTAAGGAGGCCTAGATGATGAACAGAAGTATGCTGTCGGTTGCAGGGCTTGTCGTCGTAACCATGGTCAGTCATGGCCAAGGCTGGGAGCAGCGATATGACGGCCCGGCTCACAGTTTCGATCGGGCGCTGGCACTGGCGACGGACGCTGCGGGCAACGTCTACGTCACTGGATTCAGCACCGACGTGGACGAAGACTGCTTTACCATCAAATACTCGGCCACCGGCTTGGCGCTGTGGCAGCAGCGCAAGTCCGGCACGGTCGCGGGCAACGACCGGGCAGTCGCAATCCGGCTGTCAGCCACCGGGGTGTATGTTGCCGGCTACGTGCAGAATGCAACTGAGGACTTTCTGGTCATGAAATACGACCCGGCGACCGGGGCTGAGCAGTGGGCCAGGTTCTACAATGGTCCGGGTTCAGGCAACGACCGGGCGACATCGCTGGCCTTGGACGGACTCGGGAACTTGCTTGTCGCAGGACATGTCCGCAAGAACGGTCACGACGAGGCCACGGTTGTGAAGTACGACCCGGACGGTATCGAGCAGTGGGCCGTGCAGATACCGCCTGATGTTGGCGACCTGGCTAGCTATGCGACCGGCGTTGCGACCGCACCCGGGGGTGGAGTATACGTGTGCGGCCGGTACGAGCGGAGCGCAGGTACGAGCGACTATCTTGTGGCCCGGCTCGATGCCGGCGGCTCGCTCGACTGGGTCAGACGCTACGACGGCTCAGCCGGCAGCGATGACTACGCGACCGCAATTGGCGTTGACAATTTGGGCAATGTCTATGTCACCGGAACAAGTACCGGTACAACAACCGGCCTTGACTTTGCCACGCTGAAGTACGACCCGGACGGCGCACAACTCTGGGTAAACCGGCATAATGTGTCCGGCGCAAATGCGGATGAGGCTTTCTGTCTCGGATTGGATGCTTCTGGGAACTGCTTTGTTGCGGGCTATTCCAACCGGCCTGCTCCTGGGACCGACTTTGCTATAGTGAAGTACACTGCGGCCGGCAGCGAAGCCTGGCGGCAGTACTATGGCGAGGGTGGTGGTCGCGAGGATACTGCCTTCGCGCTGACGGTTGACGAAAACGGAAATGTTTATGTAACCGGTACGAGCGAAACCCCGAATAGGTGGCTCAATATTCTGACGGTTAAGTATGACAATGCCGGCAACCGGGTCTGGGCTGTTTCTTGGGACGGCGAGGAGTTTGATGACGGCGGGACCGCGATCACGGTCAGCACCGGTGCAGTTTACGTGACTGGTTACAGCGACGGCAACGACCAAGACGACATGATAACCCTGAAGTACTTCGAACGCGACCCGGGAATTGCTGCGTTTGTTGACCCAGAACCGAACGAGAAGCTGCCGCCCCAGCCACTGGCGCCTCAGGTCAGGTTTGCCAACTACGGCCTGGTGACCGATACGTTCCAGACCTATGTCAAGTTATATCGTGGTGCGACGCTGGTGCATTCGGATGTGCAGACGGTGGCCGGGCTTGAGCCCAGTGATGACCAACTGGTCGTATTCCGTGCGTTCTATGCCGAGGCTGGTTCTTATACGCTGCGCTGCTCGACTTACCGGGCAGGGGATCAGAACCCGGTAAACGACACCGCCGAGATTCAGTTTGTGGTGCAGTGGACAACAATGCCGGGCTGGTCCAAACTGGACGACGACGTCAGTCCTGGTTTGAGTCTCAGAGGGGTTAAGGATGGCGGCGCGCTCTGCTATGGCCGGTACACGTCATCAAACTGGGCAGTGTTTGCACTCAAGGGTAACGGCACCAACGAATTCTACCGGTACGAGATTTCCGGCGACACCTGGCACCAGCTTGAGTCCCTACCCTTCGCCCCGGACCGCCGCAAGACAGTCAAGAAAGGCGGGGCTTTGTGCTACGACCGCTACGACTCGCTTGTGTTTGCACTCAAGGGAAACAGTACGCTCGAATTCTGGAAGTACTATACGCTGCGGGATTCCTGGACGCAGTGCGAGAGCGTGCCGGCCGGACCGCAGGAGAAGAAAGTCAAGGGCGGGGCTGGGCTGGCGTTCTATCATGCCGGTCCGGATTCGGACCTTGTCTTCTGCATGAAGGGCAACAAGACTACCGAGTTCTACGCCTATCATGTGCAGCGTGACACCTGGTTTGCGCTCGATACGCTGCCGCGCACAGCCAAAGGCAAAGGATGGGGCGACGGCAGCTGCCTGGTGAATGCCGGCGGCACGCTTTATGCGCTGATGGGTTCCTACAACTGGCTCTGTGCCTACAAGCCTGGCGATGGCGACTCCTGGTACATGTGCGAATCAATGCCGTTGTATAATATCAGCGGCCGGAAAAAGAAGGCCAAGATGGGAACCGCAATGTGCTTTGGCACCGGTCGGATATTTGCGCTCAAAGGCGGCACGTGCCAGTTCTGGGCCTACTACCCACTCGCCGACACCTGGATTGAGCTCGATTCTTTACCAAGACTGCCAAGCGACAAACCGGTCAAAGGCGGCGGTGCCCTCACCTTTGGCGGCGGATACGTATGGGCGCTCAAAGGCAACAAGACGTTTGAGTTCTGGCAGTACTATCCAGGTACGGACTACGACGGAACGGCTGTCCCTGAACCCCGGACCGGAGTACAAGCTGCCAACGTCGCGACCGAGATGCTGCGGTTTCAGCTATTCCCCAATCCACTTGCGAAGGACTGGGCGACGCTTAGGCTCAGCGGTAAGGCCGGCAGGTCGTCCGGTGGCCGGTTGCGTATTTTCAACGCTGCCGGACGGTGTGTCCTCGTCCGGCCACTGGCAACGGGTAACCGGCATTTTGAGATCCCGTTAGACGTCCGCAGGCTGGCCAATGGAATCTATCTTGTTTGCCTTGAAGCGGACGGCGCAACTGCCACTCAAAAGCTCGTCATCCAGCGATAGTCAAGAATGACGTTGACGGCAGCAATAATTGCAATTATGCTTGGCCAGGAAACGATGCAAGGAGAAACCTGAAGTGATAGGGCTGCTGGCAACAGCCCGGTTCATGTCACCTGGTGCGGAACGAATGGTCGAGGCCCGCGTACCGCGAGATCCACCGACCTATCGTTCTGCACAGTAGGACGAGAAGTGTCGGCGTAAGGAGTTGGTAACTCAAGGAGGAGCAAGATGCGGAGCCGAATGATAATGCTCGCGGTTATGGTTGCAGTGCTCATGCCTGTGTCTTCTCAGGCAACCCAGGGAGTGCCGGGTGGTGAGTATGCCTACCCGAAGCGCGTGCCTTACGAGGACCCGCCTCCGTCTGTTGTCTGGGGGCCATTCATTATGCCGGATTTGCGCGGGCTTGGCTGGGGGCTGTACGGTGTTTCCTACCAAGGACTGAATGACCAGTTACACGCAAACTATTTCTGGGAAAACCGGGTGCGGCGCTACCGCTCGGCCGACTCGACCAACCCGGCGATGCCCGAGACCATCATCCACAGCTATGTTCCGTCGCCGGTCACCGACTCGTTTCAGGACCTGG
This window encodes:
- a CDS encoding SBBP repeat-containing protein, which encodes MMNRSMLSVAGLVVVTMVSHGQGWEQRYDGPAHSFDRALALATDAAGNVYVTGFSTDVDEDCFTIKYSATGLALWQQRKSGTVAGNDRAVAIRLSATGVYVAGYVQNATEDFLVMKYDPATGAEQWARFYNGPGSGNDRATSLALDGLGNLLVAGHVRKNGHDEATVVKYDPDGIEQWAVQIPPDVGDLASYATGVATAPGGGVYVCGRYERSAGTSDYLVARLDAGGSLDWVRRYDGSAGSDDYATAIGVDNLGNVYVTGTSTGTTTGLDFATLKYDPDGAQLWVNRHNVSGANADEAFCLGLDASGNCFVAGYSNRPAPGTDFAIVKYTAAGSEAWRQYYGEGGGREDTAFALTVDENGNVYVTGTSETPNRWLNILTVKYDNAGNRVWAVSWDGEEFDDGGTAITVSTGAVYVTGYSDGNDQDDMITLKYFERDPGIAAFVDPEPNEKLPPQPLAPQVRFANYGLVTDTFQTYVKLYRGATLVHSDVQTVAGLEPSDDQLVVFRAFYAEAGSYTLRCSTYRAGDQNPVNDTAEIQFVVQWTTMPGWSKLDDDVSPGLSLRGVKDGGALCYGRYTSSNWAVFALKGNGTNEFYRYEISGDTWHQLESLPFAPDRRKTVKKGGALCYDRYDSLVFALKGNSTLEFWKYYTLRDSWTQCESVPAGPQEKKVKGGAGLAFYHAGPDSDLVFCMKGNKTTEFYAYHVQRDTWFALDTLPRTAKGKGWGDGSCLVNAGGTLYALMGSYNWLCAYKPGDGDSWYMCESMPLYNISGRKKKAKMGTAMCFGTGRIFALKGGTCQFWAYYPLADTWIELDSLPRLPSDKPVKGGGALTFGGGYVWALKGNKTFEFWQYYPGTDYDGTAVPEPRTGVQAANVATEMLRFQLFPNPLAKDWATLRLSGKAGRSSGGRLRIFNAAGRCVLVRPLATGNRHFEIPLDVRRLANGIYLVCLEADGATATQKLVIQR